The sequence GGGTGTGGTGTTGCCCACGGGGCCGCTGAAAATCACCCGCATCGAAGGGACGCTCCTCGCCACCATCGGAGACCTCGCCCTCGGGGGGCTCTACTTGGACAGAGACAAGTTCTCCTCCTTGTATGGCCTTCCCCTGAGTTTGTCTGGGAGCCAGAACGCGAACCCCGGGAGCCCCCGGTATCGCTTCTCGTACTCGGGGAGCTTATCGCTCCCGCCCGAGACCCCGGACACGCCGCTGACCTGGAAGGGCACGTTGCACGTGAGCCCGTTCGACGGCGCCGAGGGGCGCTGCAACACGGTGCTCGACTTCACCGCGTTCCGCTGAGCCGGCCCCTCAGTACAGATTCACCGGGTCGAACGGGCGATTGAGCTTCGTCCGAGCGCGGGGAAGGGCGGCATGCACCGCCTTCGCATCCCCGCGCGTGAGCGCCTCCACGAGTGCGGCCGTCTCCCTGGGCCACGTGGTGCTGGCCTGGGCGCAGCGCAGGGCCTCTGCCCAGTCGGTGCGTCCGGCCGCCAGCGCGAGCCCCGCGAGGCTCTCCGCCGCCTTCAGCGGATCTCCCACGGCGCGCGCATGCTCCTCCGCGCGGGCGAACCACTCCACGGCGGTGGCCGGCTGCTGCTCGTCGAGGAACAGCCGCCCCAATTCCGCGGCGATGACCTGCCGGTGGAAGGAGTCTCCCAGCTCGTCCGCGTTGGCGTAGGCCTCGGTGAAGTGGGTGACGGCGGCATCGCGCTCGCCCGCGGCCAGCTCCAGTCCGGCCAGCCGGTAGCGGTGGTGCTTGGCGAAGTTGGCGCCCCAGCGCTCGCTGATCTTCTCGAAGCGTCGCCACGTGCCGATGGCGTCGGAGAACTGCCGCGCCGTCTCCTGCAGGTAGCTGGCGTTGGAGATGAGGTTGATCTTCAGGTGCGTGGCGCTGGCGTCGTGCAAGTCCCCCACGCAGCGCATGGCGAGCTTCTCCTCCACCACCGCCTTGTCCAGCTTGCGCTCCATGAACCAGGTGAGCGCGCACACGTTGCGCAGCCAGCCCTCCTGCAGCGCGCGGTCCGGCGCGGTGCTCCGCTCCAGCGCGGCCAGGCCCGCCTCCACCTCGGTGCGAGCGTTCGGCAGTTGCCCGAAGCGCTTGGTGAGGGTGAGCGCGCGGAACATGTGCAGCCGCGCCGTCAGCTCCGGAGGAATCCGGCACGCCAGCCCACGGCCGAACGCCTCCATGGCCGCGTCATGCGAGCCCGTGAAGACGTGCACCACGCCCATGGAGCGCGAGAAGAGGGCGCGCAATTCCTCCACGTCGCCCAGGCTGCTCCGGTCGATTTCGATGGCCGGCGTGGTGAAGCCCGTGTCCAGCGAGTCCCACGCGTCGGCGACGCGCCCGGGCAGCGCCGCGTCCGGGCCCTCGTCGAGCAGCGAGAGTCCCTGCTCCGCGGCCAGCAGCGCGCCCTCGTAGTTGGTGGTGAAGAAGCAGCTCCGGATGGCGAGGATGGCCGCGGCCACGCGCACCTCGCGCGCCTGCGTGCCGTCCACCGCGAGCTGGAGGTAGCGCCCCTCCAAGTCCACGGCGGGCTCCAATTCGCGCGTGGACACCAGTCCCGGGCCGGACGCACGCGGGGCCCGCATGCGGTCACACAGCGCATCCAGGTACGCCTGGCGGCGGGACTCGAAGATGGCGGCGCCATGCGGCCGGCGCACGCTCCAGCCGGTGAGCAGCAGCGTTCCGTCCAGTCCTTCGAGCCGGCTCCACTCGGCGGCGCGCATCACCGCGCGCAGACTGACGAGGTCGCACTCGCCCGCGCCGTGCAGCACCAGGGGGCGGCCGCTGGTGCGCAGCGTCTCGACGATGGCCTTCGCCGCCACGTTGAGCACCCAGAACATCTGCTCGGACTCGCGGTGGAGCCGGCGCTCGGAGGGCGTCAGGGCGAGGTCACTCAGGTCCGGCACGCCATTGATGGAGCCCGGGAAGATGCGATTCCACTCCGACGGATGGGCCCGGGCGAGCGCGCCCACCACGTCCGGCGCGGCCTCTTCACAGGCCCGCAGCACCTTCCGCAGTCCACCGAAGGCCACGGGCAGCGCCACACCCGCGTCGACCTCCAGCGCCCGCGAGGGGAGGACAGCGGGAACGCCTTCCGCCACCGAGACAGCCAGCGCATGGGTCCTCATGGGCGGAGTGCGCCTCCGGCGGCGGCGAGGACGGCGGGAGCACACGGTGCGGACACGACGAGGGGACGGCTCA comes from Pyxidicoccus parkwaysis and encodes:
- a CDS encoding tetratricopeptide repeat protein gives rise to the protein MRTHALAVSVAEGVPAVLPSRALEVDAGVALPVAFGGLRKVLRACEEAAPDVVGALARAHPSEWNRIFPGSINGVPDLSDLALTPSERRLHRESEQMFWVLNVAAKAIVETLRTSGRPLVLHGAGECDLVSLRAVMRAAEWSRLEGLDGTLLLTGWSVRRPHGAAIFESRRQAYLDALCDRMRAPRASGPGLVSTRELEPAVDLEGRYLQLAVDGTQAREVRVAAAILAIRSCFFTTNYEGALLAAEQGLSLLDEGPDAALPGRVADAWDSLDTGFTTPAIEIDRSSLGDVEELRALFSRSMGVVHVFTGSHDAAMEAFGRGLACRIPPELTARLHMFRALTLTKRFGQLPNARTEVEAGLAALERSTAPDRALQEGWLRNVCALTWFMERKLDKAVVEEKLAMRCVGDLHDASATHLKINLISNASYLQETARQFSDAIGTWRRFEKISERWGANFAKHHRYRLAGLELAAGERDAAVTHFTEAYANADELGDSFHRQVIAAELGRLFLDEQQPATAVEWFARAEEHARAVGDPLKAAESLAGLALAAGRTDWAEALRCAQASTTWPRETAALVEALTRGDAKAVHAALPRARTKLNRPFDPVNLY